A single window of Streptomyces xanthii DNA harbors:
- a CDS encoding ABC transporter substrate-binding protein: MNRRIVAVIASATGVAFTLTGCGAGSATEGKSADEPYRVLVTGGLSAQGVLADNSTTSVLSAKAGAKVVNAAGGILGRKVEVTVVDDAGDPTTAVTKLREAINSDKKPDLFLDSGPSTVTAAVLPILKQNNILSMNVGPTADSSDPKAFPLNFDLSPGPSDYAKGFIPHLKDKGYKRVGIIHGSSSYGETFDAEMTKAFDDAGIEVVKSEEYDVAALDMTPQLQAVRAAGPDALIMDGYGAPVGYLLKSMKKLGWNVPVVANTSVSATGLISTPPPAGVLGTDQVKNLVMQVYTSTKYDAGDKAMNEAVAAMKSLGKIRSTLILGYNYDALPLIAAAAEKAGSLDDPKALARALEEQSVQKKAKTAILNDYHFSATAHRPNADAGVFLFIAPSEIKDGQFQ, from the coding sequence ATGAACAGACGAATCGTTGCGGTGATCGCGTCGGCCACGGGTGTCGCCTTCACCCTCACCGGGTGCGGGGCCGGTTCCGCCACGGAAGGAAAGAGCGCCGACGAGCCCTATCGCGTTTTGGTCACCGGCGGCCTGAGCGCCCAGGGCGTCCTCGCGGACAACTCGACGACCTCGGTGCTCTCGGCCAAGGCCGGCGCCAAGGTGGTCAACGCGGCGGGCGGGATACTCGGCCGCAAGGTCGAGGTCACCGTCGTCGACGACGCGGGCGACCCGACGACCGCCGTCACCAAGCTCCGTGAGGCGATCAACTCCGACAAGAAGCCGGACCTGTTCCTCGACTCCGGCCCGTCCACCGTCACGGCCGCCGTCCTGCCGATCCTGAAGCAGAACAACATCCTGTCCATGAACGTCGGCCCCACCGCAGACTCCTCGGACCCCAAGGCCTTCCCGCTCAACTTCGACCTGTCGCCCGGCCCTTCCGACTACGCCAAGGGCTTCATCCCCCACCTCAAGGACAAGGGGTACAAGAGGGTCGGCATCATCCACGGCAGCAGCTCCTACGGGGAGACCTTCGACGCCGAGATGACGAAGGCCTTCGACGACGCCGGGATCGAGGTCGTCAAGAGCGAGGAGTACGACGTCGCCGCGCTCGACATGACCCCGCAGCTCCAGGCGGTCCGCGCCGCCGGCCCCGACGCCCTGATCATGGACGGCTACGGCGCCCCCGTCGGCTACCTGCTGAAGAGCATGAAGAAGCTCGGCTGGAACGTCCCGGTCGTCGCCAACACCTCGGTCTCCGCGACCGGCCTGATCTCCACGCCGCCACCCGCCGGGGTCCTCGGCACCGACCAGGTGAAGAACCTGGTGATGCAGGTGTACACGAGCACCAAGTACGACGCCGGGGACAAGGCCATGAACGAGGCGGTCGCGGCGATGAAGTCACTCGGCAAGATCCGCTCCACGCTGATCCTCGGCTACAACTACGACGCGCTGCCCCTCATCGCGGCGGCCGCCGAGAAGGCCGGCTCGCTCGACGACCCGAAGGCACTCGCCCGAGCGCTCGAGGAGCAGAGCGTGCAGAAGAAGGCCAAGACGGCGATCCTGAACGACTACCACTTCAGCGCCACGGCGCACCGGCCGAACGCCGACGCGGGGGTGTTCCTCTTCATCGCCCCGTCCGAGATCAAGGACGGGCAGTTCCAGTGA
- a CDS encoding SDR family NAD(P)-dependent oxidoreductase yields MRDFGNRAGVAVVSGGSGGIGAAVCRGLAAAGSAVALTYRRNKEQAEAVAAELASAHGVPVTTDPLDLSDATATRDHLASVVSRFGAVHTVVHCAGPHVPMTHLSRVSPERWREQLDADASAFFNLLHAALPALRESRGSVVAVTTAATRRYPVRDGLSAGPKAAVEALARAFAAEEGRFGVRVNCVGPGMLTDGMAARLMDSGDLDQRALDAAMANIPLRTFGTAEDIAEAVCFLASDRARFITGQKLDVDGGYGV; encoded by the coding sequence ATGCGCGACTTCGGGAACAGGGCGGGCGTGGCCGTCGTGTCCGGCGGCTCCGGAGGGATCGGGGCCGCCGTCTGCCGCGGCCTGGCGGCCGCCGGTTCGGCCGTGGCCCTGACGTACCGGCGCAACAAGGAGCAGGCGGAGGCGGTCGCCGCCGAGCTGGCCTCCGCCCACGGGGTCCCCGTCACGACGGACCCGCTGGACCTCTCGGACGCGACCGCCACCCGCGACCATCTGGCCTCGGTGGTCTCCCGCTTCGGGGCGGTCCACACCGTGGTGCACTGCGCGGGCCCGCACGTCCCGATGACACACCTGTCCCGCGTCTCGCCGGAGCGCTGGCGCGAGCAGCTCGACGCGGACGCGTCCGCCTTCTTCAACCTTCTGCACGCCGCGCTGCCGGCCCTCCGCGAGAGCCGGGGCTCGGTGGTCGCGGTCACGACGGCGGCGACCCGCCGCTATCCGGTGCGTGACGGCCTGTCAGCGGGGCCGAAGGCGGCGGTGGAGGCGCTGGCCCGCGCGTTCGCCGCCGAGGAGGGCCGGTTCGGGGTGCGGGTGAACTGCGTGGGGCCCGGGATGCTCACCGACGGGATGGCCGCGCGGCTGATGGACTCCGGCGATCTCGACCAGCGGGCCCTCGACGCCGCGATGGCCAACATCCCGCTGCGCACCTTCGGCACCGCCGAGGACATCGCCGAGGCCGTGTGCTTCCTGGCCTCCGACCGTGCGCGCTTCATCACCGGTCAGAAGCTGGACGTCGACGGCGGCTACGGAGTCTGA